GATGCGGGCACACCGGAAATCATTGAAACCCATCATGGGCCTGGTTCGGCGTATGATCGCCCGATGATCCTGGTTGGGTAGCAGCAGCGCATTGCTGCGCCGCTGCTACCTTCTGTGAGCAGTAATTTGTCAAGGCTCGCGAATCGTTGATCAACTTCCTCCACATTTTTTTGCGAGAGTGTATGACTGGGTCAAGGGCAGGCGAAGCCTGACGTAGCGAACCCTTGACACTGGGAAGAGGCGATATGCGGGCGTATGTTGGAGAGCGCGCGGCATTGCGCTCGCCCAACATACAGGCGCATTCCACGTCGCCCAGTACCTGTTGCAATCGAATTTGCGTTCTCCTGTAGTGGTCAAGTTATTTCGGACAGGTAGATAGGTTCTTTTACTGTCGGATTTGCCTCGTAGGCAGCGGGCGACAGATAGCCCAAAGTTGAATGCAGGCGCACGGCATTGTAGAAGCCAACGATGTACTGGTTGATGTCGCGCCGTGCCTCATCGTGGTTGGCGTACTGACGCTGCCATACGCGCTCCATTTTCAGGTTCAGGAAGAACCGCTCCATCACCGAGTTGTCCCAGCAATTTCCCTTGCGGCTCATGCTGCAAACCACGTGATGCTGCCTGAGCAAGGCCTGGTATTCATCGCTCGCGTATTGGCTGCCCCTGTCCGAATGTAGCAGCAGTCCGGGCGCTGGCCGGCGCTGCTGTAGTGCCATGGTCAGTGCCGACATGACCAGTGCGGCGGGCATCGTGGGCGCCATGGACCAGCCGACCACCTTGCGTGAGTACAGGTCCAGCACAACCGCCAGATACAGCCAGCCCTGCGCTGTGCGGATGTAGGTGATGTCTGAAACCCACGCGCGATTGGGCTCGGCAACATCAAACTGCCGGTCGAGCACATTCTCCGCCACAGGTAGCGTATGCCTGCTGTCGGTCGTCGAGACGAACTTGCGCTTCC
Above is a genomic segment from Paraburkholderia aromaticivorans containing:
- a CDS encoding IS3 family transposase (programmed frameshift), producing MTRRRRQFDTSFKLEVVRMVRDQGLSVGEVCRSMDLVETAVRRWVAQYDAERAGGPGVGKPLTAEQQRIRQLEAENRQLREDNSLLKKAFGLLCPGTEVSYRVVTHLQQEAVSVSHACRLLQVSRSGYYEHRRAKPSVKSLQQQTHVKAAFAASGASYGSRRVMYALREQGLRMGRYRVRTLMREAGLRTSWKRKFVSTTDSRHTLPVAENVLDRQFDVAEPNRAWVSDITYIRTAQGWLYLAVVLDLYSRKVVGWSMAPTMPAALVMSALTMALQQRRPAPGLLLHSDRGSQYASDEYQALLRQHHVVCSMSRKGNCWDNSVMERFFLNLKMERVWQRQYANHDEARRDINQYIVGFYNAVRLHSTLGYLSPAAYEANPTVKEPIYLSEIT